One genomic window of Deinococcus sp. QL22 includes the following:
- a CDS encoding Gfo/Idh/MocA family protein produces the protein MTQTGMTRVGIIGVGDISSIYLKNAAELVPFEVVAVADLSAERAQARAREFGIPNVLTPSQLLAHPDVDVVLNLTIPAAHAEVSRAALEAGKHVYGEKPLALDREAGRALVELARARGLRLGSAPDTFLGAGLQTCRQLIDEGVIGRPLAATAFMMSHGVETWHPNPDFFYQPGAGPMFDMGPYYLTALISLLGPIQTVTGQAVSGFEERTITTAKRLGERIPVRTPTHVTALLGFGSGVAASLTTSFDVWHAQVPRIEIYGSEGTLSLPDPNTFGGPVRMRLAQDKEWRDVPVERPYSQNSRGLGLSDLLASVREGRAPRASGQLALHVLDAMQSTLESAEAGRTLTLSTTAERPAPLTL, from the coding sequence ATGACCCAGACTGGGATGACCCGCGTTGGGATCATCGGCGTGGGCGATATCAGCAGCATTTACCTGAAGAATGCCGCTGAATTGGTTCCCTTTGAAGTGGTGGCGGTGGCCGACCTGTCTGCCGAGCGGGCCCAGGCACGCGCCAGAGAGTTTGGCATCCCGAACGTGCTGACGCCCAGCCAACTGCTGGCCCATCCAGACGTGGATGTGGTTCTGAACCTTACCATTCCTGCCGCGCACGCCGAGGTGAGCCGGGCGGCGCTGGAAGCGGGCAAGCATGTGTACGGTGAAAAGCCGCTGGCGCTTGACCGGGAGGCGGGCCGCGCCCTGGTCGAACTGGCCAGGGCGCGGGGCCTGCGCCTGGGCAGCGCTCCCGACACCTTTCTGGGCGCGGGCCTGCAAACCTGCCGCCAGCTGATCGATGAGGGCGTGATTGGCCGCCCCCTGGCCGCAACCGCGTTCATGATGAGCCACGGCGTCGAAACCTGGCATCCCAACCCCGACTTTTTTTATCAACCCGGAGCAGGCCCGATGTTCGATATGGGACCGTATTACCTCACGGCACTCATCAGCCTGCTGGGGCCAATTCAGACCGTCACCGGTCAGGCGGTCAGCGGCTTTGAGGAACGCACCATCACCACGGCCAAGCGCCTGGGCGAACGCATTCCGGTGCGGACTCCCACCCACGTTACGGCCCTGCTGGGGTTCGGCTCGGGGGTAGCTGCCTCTCTGACCACCAGTTTCGACGTGTGGCACGCCCAGGTGCCGCGCATAGAAATCTACGGCAGTGAGGGCACCCTCAGCCTGCCCGATCCCAATACCTTTGGCGGCCCGGTTCGTATGCGGCTGGCGCAGGACAAGGAATGGCGCGACGTGCCTGTAGAGCGCCCCTACAGCCAGAACAGCCGGGGCCTGGGCCTCAGCGATCTGCTGGCCAGCGTGCGCGAGGGCCGCGCCCCACGGGCCAGCGGTCAACTGGCGCTGCACGTGCTGGACGCCATGCAGAGCACGCTGGAAAGTGCCGAGGCGGGCCGGACCCTGACCCTCAGCACCACCGCCGAACGGCCTGCACCCCTGACCCTCTGA
- a CDS encoding ThuA domain-containing protein, whose translation MTETPIGTSPARALILSGGWPGHQPHQFAALIRGMLEESGLEVTDATTLEALEDADALRDYALIVPNWTMDKLTGEQSRNLRAAVETGTGLGGFHGGMGDAFREDTDYQFMVGGQFASHPGNIRRYRVEVTALDHPVTRGLGGFEIESEQYYMHVDPSNTVLATTTFDDQVLPWIAGTVMPVAWTRPYGQGRVFYSSVGHDPREFGHSTVAELHRRGLLWAAGRLA comes from the coding sequence ATGACGGAAACCCCCATTGGAACATCCCCCGCCCGCGCCCTGATCCTGTCCGGCGGTTGGCCCGGCCACCAGCCCCATCAATTCGCTGCCCTGATTCGCGGGATGCTCGAAGAATCGGGTCTGGAGGTCACGGACGCCACGACCCTGGAAGCGCTCGAAGATGCCGACGCCCTGCGCGACTACGCCCTGATCGTGCCGAACTGGACCATGGACAAGCTGACTGGCGAGCAGAGCCGCAACCTCCGCGCCGCCGTGGAAACGGGCACAGGTCTGGGTGGATTTCACGGCGGCATGGGCGACGCCTTCCGCGAAGACACCGACTATCAATTTATGGTGGGCGGCCAGTTTGCCTCTCACCCCGGCAACATCCGGCGCTACCGCGTGGAGGTGACGGCCCTCGACCATCCAGTGACCCGTGGCCTGGGCGGATTTGAGATCGAGAGCGAGCAGTACTACATGCATGTGGACCCATCGAACACCGTGCTGGCGACCACCACGTTCGACGATCAGGTCTTGCCCTGGATTGCCGGAACCGTGATGCCGGTGGCCTGGACCCGTCCTTACGGGCAGGGCCGGGTGTTTTATTCGTCGGTGGGCCACGACCCCCGCGAGTTCGGGCATTCCACGGTGGCCGAACTGCACCGCCGGGGTCTGCTGTGGGCCGCCGGGAGGCTCGCATGA
- a CDS encoding PfkB family carbohydrate kinase has product MTRVLCFGGAVMDFVPAGPDEWRVRAGGSAWNVARVLASLGLSAAFVGTLSHDPFGERLTREGEAGGLDLHFAPRTEAPTALSLLHRTDPAQYMFYAQQAADSQFGGPAAPLWSQSGDQAPAVAAYFGGITLVRDRARAAFLPLAREARARGLTVVYDPNFRSQLAGAYRESFLDYVPLAHLIKVSGDDLTGLMPKLTPAEGLQHLRALNPQATILLTLGEGGARLLTPQADLVHAGYRVPVADTVGAGDASIAALLYATLRAPPLPPPQQLAFALACAAAACTRPGAHAPTLADIHTVQTGDLP; this is encoded by the coding sequence ATGACCCGCGTACTGTGTTTCGGTGGGGCGGTGATGGACTTTGTGCCCGCTGGCCCCGACGAGTGGCGGGTGCGGGCCGGAGGCAGTGCCTGGAATGTGGCGCGCGTTCTGGCCTCGTTGGGGCTGTCGGCGGCGTTCGTGGGCACCCTCAGTCACGATCCTTTCGGAGAACGCCTGACCCGGGAGGGAGAGGCAGGCGGGCTTGATCTGCACTTTGCGCCGCGCACCGAGGCCCCCACCGCGCTGTCTCTGCTTCACCGCACCGACCCGGCTCAGTACATGTTTTATGCCCAGCAAGCCGCCGATTCGCAGTTTGGCGGCCCCGCTGCGCCCCTATGGAGTCAGTCAGGGGATCAAGCCCCGGCCGTCGCTGCCTATTTTGGAGGCATCACCCTGGTCCGCGACCGTGCCCGCGCCGCCTTCCTGCCGCTGGCCCGTGAAGCGCGGGCACGCGGCCTGACGGTGGTCTATGACCCAAATTTCCGGTCTCAACTGGCGGGGGCCTACCGCGAATCCTTTCTGGACTATGTGCCGCTGGCACACCTGATCAAGGTGTCGGGTGACGATCTGACGGGCCTGATGCCGAAGCTGACGCCCGCAGAAGGCCTGCAACATCTGCGGGCGTTGAACCCGCAGGCCACCATTCTGCTCACCCTGGGCGAGGGAGGTGCGCGCCTGCTGACCCCGCAGGCCGACCTCGTTCATGCGGGCTACCGGGTGCCAGTGGCCGATACCGTGGGCGCGGGCGACGCCAGTATTGCCGCCCTGCTGTACGCCACCCTCCGCGCTCCCCCCCTGCCTCCGCCCCAGCAGCTTGCCTTTGCTCTGGCCTGCGCTGCCGCCGCCTGTACCCGCCCCGGCGCACATGCGCCCACCCTCGCCGATATCCACACGGTTCAAACAGGAGATTTACCATGA
- a CDS encoding four-carbon acid sugar kinase family protein, which translates to MRPRLGVVADDITGSGDIGGLLAKHGYAVRILSAEADWEGLCVQLPQARTDVLIIDTDSRFLAPEEARARVVRATRALQAAGCAAFWKKTCSVFRGNVGVEFDAMLDTLGLASGVVIAAFPKNGRTTLHGDHFVRGISLPDSEFGADPVHPLRERNLRLSLSAQTPHRTEILPIETVRAGAEAVQAARTALAGAGARYILLDAETQEDLQVLAQAFAHEPVFLGSSGLAEELPAVWPPAEPVAVRAAAPWSHPDRVILVAGSVMPQTRAQIEQYVLAGGHVHDLDLGLTLQTPERAAEELAARVLPTVEVHSTALLRSPNSPDQVAGARALGASLGLSGVEVSQRISSTLAQAAVQVARQSGTGKLIALGGDTSAALTRACGVTHTVLVEELAPGLPSTYAPAEHLLLVLKSGSFGPPDFLLRAIASLQRSPLDRP; encoded by the coding sequence ATGAGGCCGCGCCTGGGGGTCGTGGCCGACGACATCACCGGATCGGGCGATATTGGCGGGCTGCTGGCCAAGCATGGGTACGCCGTCCGGATTCTTTCGGCAGAGGCCGACTGGGAGGGCCTGTGTGTTCAGCTGCCCCAAGCCCGGACCGACGTGCTGATCATCGACACCGACTCGCGCTTTCTGGCCCCCGAGGAGGCGCGGGCGCGGGTAGTGCGGGCCACCAGAGCGCTTCAGGCCGCCGGGTGCGCTGCATTCTGGAAAAAGACTTGCTCGGTGTTCCGGGGAAACGTGGGCGTAGAATTTGACGCCATGCTGGACACCCTGGGCCTGGCTTCCGGCGTGGTGATTGCGGCTTTCCCCAAAAATGGGCGCACCACCCTGCACGGCGACCACTTTGTGCGGGGCATATCCCTGCCCGACAGCGAGTTTGGAGCCGACCCCGTGCATCCACTCCGCGAGCGCAATTTGCGGCTCAGTCTGTCAGCGCAGACCCCGCACCGTACCGAGATTTTGCCCATCGAAACTGTGCGGGCCGGAGCCGAGGCCGTGCAGGCTGCCCGGACCGCGTTGGCCGGGGCAGGCGCACGCTATATCCTGCTGGACGCCGAAACGCAGGAGGATTTGCAGGTACTGGCCCAGGCGTTTGCCCATGAACCCGTGTTTCTGGGCTCCAGCGGACTGGCCGAGGAATTGCCCGCTGTGTGGCCCCCCGCCGAGCCTGTTGCGGTGCGGGCCGCTGCTCCGTGGAGTCACCCTGACCGCGTGATTCTGGTGGCCGGATCCGTGATGCCGCAGACCCGCGCCCAGATTGAGCAGTACGTTCTGGCAGGAGGCCATGTGCATGATTTGGATCTGGGACTGACGTTGCAGACGCCAGAACGGGCGGCTGAAGAACTGGCGGCCCGCGTCCTGCCAACGGTGGAGGTTCACAGCACGGCCCTGCTGCGTTCGCCCAACAGTCCCGATCAGGTGGCCGGGGCGCGGGCTCTGGGGGCCAGTCTCGGCCTCAGCGGCGTGGAGGTCAGCCAGCGGATTTCCAGCACGCTGGCTCAGGCAGCGGTGCAGGTGGCGCGTCAGTCCGGCACCGGAAAACTGATCGCACTGGGCGGCGACACCTCGGCAGCCCTGACGCGTGCCTGCGGGGTCACCCATACCGTGCTGGTCGAGGAATTGGCCCCCGGTTTGCCCAGCACCTACGCCCCCGCCGAACATCTGTTGCTGGTACTCAAAAGCGGTTCGTTCGGCCCGCCCGACTTTCTGCTGCGGGCCATCGCCTCGTTGCAGCGCAGCCCGTTGGACCGCCCATGA
- a CDS encoding class II aldolase/adducin family protein, whose amino-acid sequence MTGALRSQLAQAARDLAGRGLTTSTGGNLSHRLGHVQANSVQVQGFLVSGTNTAFARQQPQDFAECDLHGGFQAAHSQARPSKEAAFHAAIYRTRPEVCAVLHLHATDSLTLSCLAAPTEGGNVLPVHSSYAVTRVGRVPLLPYLPPGGAALAQAVERNCRGVQALLLQNHGVVSYGRSLEEAGDILEELEQNVRVWLRSQGQARVLDDAELLNANARATHGAVIAPGEQRPRLLAHVQGWTP is encoded by the coding sequence ATGACCGGCGCCCTCCGCAGCCAGTTGGCTCAGGCGGCACGGGACCTGGCCGGGCGCGGCCTGACCACGTCTACGGGCGGCAACCTCAGCCACCGCCTCGGCCATGTACAGGCCAACTCGGTGCAAGTTCAGGGCTTTCTGGTCAGTGGCACCAACACCGCCTTTGCCCGGCAGCAGCCCCAGGACTTTGCCGAATGTGACCTGCACGGCGGCTTCCAGGCTGCCCACTCTCAAGCCCGGCCCTCCAAAGAGGCGGCCTTTCATGCAGCCATCTACCGCACCCGGCCAGAGGTCTGCGCCGTGCTGCACCTGCACGCCACCGATTCGCTGACCCTCTCGTGTCTGGCGGCTCCTACCGAAGGGGGCAACGTGTTGCCGGTGCATTCCAGCTACGCCGTGACGCGAGTGGGGCGGGTGCCGCTGCTGCCGTATCTGCCCCCTGGCGGCGCGGCGCTGGCCCAGGCCGTAGAGCGGAATTGCCGGGGCGTGCAGGCCTTATTGCTGCAGAATCACGGGGTTGTCAGCTATGGACGCAGCCTGGAGGAAGCGGGGGATATTCTGGAAGAACTGGAACAAAATGTCCGGGTGTGGCTGAGGTCGCAGGGGCAGGCCCGCGTGCTGGACGATGCCGAACTGCTGAATGCCAACGCCCGCGCCACGCACGGCGCAGTCATTGCGCCCGGTGAACAGCGTCCACGTCTGCTGGCGCACGTTCAGGGATGGACGCCATGA
- a CDS encoding amylo-alpha-1,6-glucosidase, producing MTLQPTALADTARVQAEQTVLGNGSPIGLLGSSTAYKQVWARDSMICSLGLMLCGDPEGQQIARQSIRTLAAYQSRLGNIPHNVGFTGIPDPALFAHGGALHVGEQAPTVVVDSAHAGCIDNSLWFIIGNYYVYQTDGDRDRLQALWPHLQRAYLWLEYQDSNECGLLEVHEAMDWADLFANRYNSLWPNALWFAAQRCMAAISGALGGDGASYLARAEDIRFKINTLLWVGPEVQPDLTWIEQHRKEWLYPVRLTQTVLQERPYYLPYMGFREYSDRFDTFGNLVAVLFGLANETQTARILDYIDSAGINEPWPVKAIYPPVQPGERDWREYYRLRNLNLPHQYHNGGLWPFLGGFYVAALVKAGRLEQAAAQLGRLAQMNRLSRTPGLEWDFNEWHHGVSGRPSGFRGQSWSAAMFIYAHACVQRGACPVFSAAGGWT from the coding sequence ATGACTCTTCAGCCCACCGCTCTGGCCGACACCGCACGGGTGCAGGCCGAGCAGACCGTGCTGGGCAACGGCAGTCCTATTGGGCTGTTGGGGTCCAGCACCGCCTACAAACAGGTGTGGGCCCGCGACAGCATGATCTGTTCGCTGGGGCTGATGCTGTGCGGCGACCCCGAGGGACAGCAGATCGCCCGCCAGTCGATTCGTACCCTGGCTGCCTACCAGTCCCGCCTGGGCAATATTCCGCACAATGTGGGCTTTACCGGAATTCCCGACCCGGCCCTCTTCGCCCACGGCGGGGCACTGCACGTGGGAGAGCAGGCCCCCACGGTGGTCGTAGACAGCGCCCACGCGGGCTGCATCGACAACAGCCTGTGGTTTATCATCGGCAATTATTACGTGTACCAGACAGACGGCGACCGCGACCGCCTGCAGGCCCTGTGGCCGCACCTGCAACGCGCCTATTTGTGGCTGGAGTATCAGGACAGCAACGAGTGTGGGCTGCTGGAAGTGCATGAGGCGATGGACTGGGCCGACCTGTTTGCCAACCGCTACAACAGCCTGTGGCCCAATGCACTGTGGTTCGCTGCTCAGCGCTGCATGGCCGCCATCAGTGGGGCACTGGGAGGGGACGGCGCGTCTTATCTGGCCCGCGCCGAGGACATTCGCTTCAAGATCAATACGCTGCTGTGGGTCGGCCCCGAAGTTCAGCCTGACCTGACCTGGATTGAGCAGCACCGCAAAGAGTGGTTGTACCCGGTGCGCCTGACCCAGACGGTGTTGCAGGAACGTCCCTACTACCTGCCGTACATGGGCTTCCGCGAGTACAGCGACCGCTTCGACACCTTCGGGAATCTGGTGGCGGTGCTGTTTGGTCTGGCGAACGAGACTCAGACTGCCAGGATTCTGGATTACATCGACTCGGCGGGCATCAACGAGCCGTGGCCCGTCAAGGCCATCTATCCGCCTGTGCAACCCGGTGAACGCGACTGGCGCGAGTATTACCGCCTGCGGAATCTGAATCTGCCGCACCAGTACCACAACGGCGGTCTGTGGCCCTTTCTCGGCGGCTTCTATGTGGCCGCACTGGTCAAGGCGGGGCGTTTGGAACAGGCTGCCGCGCAACTCGGACGCCTCGCCCAGATGAACCGCCTGTCGCGCACGCCGGGTCTGGAATGGGATTTCAACGAATGGCATCACGGGGTTTCGGGCCGTCCCAGCGGATTCCGGGGTCAAAGCTGGTCGGCGGCTATGTTCATCTACGCCCACGCCTGCGTGCAGCGCGGAGCGTGTCCGGTGTTCAGCGCCGCTGGCGGTTGGACATGA
- a CDS encoding beta-N-acetylglucosaminidase domain-containing protein, with protein sequence MLPESLPSETIRPERRGVLEAFYGRPWSWSERHAMLDFMQQTGFNAYLYAPKNDPIHRNRWQEPYTSTEWAAFGQLSAHARAGGTEFIFGLSAVGFRYSDPAHLALMQSKLRAAKAQGIRSFALLLDDLPSRFESSEDAAAFPDLARAQGWLTNELLKDVEAGGELYFCPTEYHGSGNSAYLWALGSVLDLRVPVLWTGREVCSPTISAADLRNVTAALRRAPVIWDNFPVNDLDMQMDLHIAPLTGRTPELLAATAGYFAAAGALAAASQVAMRTTAAYLHDPHVYDPAGAFRASAQASTSTPQEAAALTFLADLARRTPLIGTEELHHALWPAIDAFWAARGSPPAVAGPDLSGRPPPQPITPDEAPLRSLAQDIERHAETLARFSDPALRANLAPWTAKLAGWGRVLKSALGALDHPHDLRAREYVLEELPVVRENFHWVAGDTFDLFARRCVWAAEAEARATARAATPPEPAG encoded by the coding sequence ATGCTTCCTGAGTCCCTGCCTTCCGAGACGATACGGCCTGAACGACGTGGAGTTCTCGAAGCCTTTTATGGCCGCCCGTGGTCGTGGAGCGAGCGGCACGCCATGCTGGATTTTATGCAGCAGACGGGCTTCAATGCCTATCTGTACGCTCCCAAAAACGACCCCATTCACCGCAACCGCTGGCAGGAACCGTACACGTCCACCGAATGGGCGGCCTTCGGCCAACTGTCGGCCCACGCCCGCGCAGGCGGCACCGAGTTCATTTTTGGCCTGAGCGCGGTGGGTTTTAGGTACAGCGACCCCGCCCATCTGGCCCTGATGCAGTCCAAATTGCGGGCCGCCAAAGCTCAGGGCATTCGCTCGTTTGCCCTGCTGCTGGACGATCTGCCCAGCCGCTTCGAGAGCAGTGAAGACGCAGCGGCCTTCCCGGATCTGGCCCGCGCACAGGGCTGGCTCACCAATGAATTGTTGAAAGACGTTGAAGCGGGCGGCGAGTTGTATTTTTGCCCCACCGAATACCACGGCAGCGGCAATTCCGCGTACCTGTGGGCCCTCGGTTCGGTGCTGGATCTGCGGGTTCCCGTGCTATGGACGGGCCGCGAGGTGTGCAGCCCCACCATCTCTGCCGCCGACCTGCGCAACGTGACCGCTGCGCTGCGCCGGGCCCCGGTGATCTGGGATAACTTTCCAGTCAATGACCTGGACATGCAGATGGATCTGCATATTGCCCCGCTGACGGGCCGCACGCCTGAGCTGCTGGCCGCCACCGCAGGTTATTTTGCAGCAGCCGGGGCTCTGGCCGCCGCCAGTCAGGTGGCTATGCGGACCACGGCGGCCTATCTGCATGATCCGCACGTCTACGACCCGGCCGGGGCCTTCCGGGCCAGTGCCCAGGCCAGCACCTCCACGCCCCAGGAAGCCGCCGCCCTGACGTTTCTGGCCGATCTGGCCCGCCGCACACCGCTGATCGGCACAGAAGAACTGCACCACGCTCTCTGGCCCGCCATAGATGCGTTCTGGGCGGCGCGAGGTAGCCCCCCAGCTGTGGCAGGCCCGGACCTTTCCGGACGGCCTCCGCCGCAGCCCATCACGCCCGATGAAGCGCCCCTGCGTTCTCTGGCACAAGACATCGAACGCCACGCCGAAACGCTGGCCCGGTTCAGCGACCCAGCTTTGCGGGCCAACCTCGCCCCGTGGACTGCCAAACTTGCGGGCTGGGGCCGGGTGCTGAAGTCCGCGCTGGGCGCACTCGATCATCCCCACGATCTCCGTGCCCGCGAGTACGTCTTGGAGGAATTGCCTGTGGTCCGGGAGAACTTTCACTGGGTGGCAGGCGACACCTTCGATCTGTTTGCGCGGCGCTGTGTCTGGGCTGCCGAAGCCGAGGCCAGGGCCACCGCGCGGGCCGCCACCCCACCGGAGCCGGCGGGATGA
- a CDS encoding MBL fold metallo-hydrolase, translating into MIEVLPGIYRHTSSAHVYAVSGQSSRNQCSAVLVNIGDGSVLDNLPPHIRQVRAVLLTHHHRDVAAGAARAVQAGIPVYAPEGEGPGLLNPQEALGQADLRNNYDGRPSVWTVSEGAQTRPLRAYQTCTFGALRFTVRPTPGPTPSAVSLLLDRPGGLLAFTGSLLYAPGQVARLASTQWTYNGGEGLAGTVLSLLDLADQHPAQVLPAHGEIMEPEALMITAEALRPLLALRRHNPRLWALRDQPYAELRPWLLMNRTSLSCAYVLRAQSGRALMIDFGYDFCFGQANSTSQNARRPWLYTLPRLLSQYGVSGIDAVVPTHYHDDHVAGIPLLREVYGVQLWAPENMVEVLAVPERHRLPCLWFGGMAADRSLPLGQPFAWEEFQITPYELPGHARYAAALLVETAGERVLFGGDQYSGADGLDLNYTYPNLFREGDYVQSAELYARLRPQLILSGHNAPLVPPEGYFEALLERGQQLQALHASLQPHTARLLVQAEPITVVCGDPVTLTLENPTGAAFEGEVLLSGRANDALIHRLPVQLPPRSTQNLIFTPRGPPGTRLHFELRGPPGDPSQFTHVTIAPAAPSLAFSGPCAPSGDEDAS; encoded by the coding sequence ATGATTGAGGTTCTGCCGGGCATCTACCGCCATACCAGTTCGGCGCACGTGTACGCCGTGTCCGGTCAGTCCAGCCGAAATCAGTGCAGCGCGGTGCTGGTAAACATCGGTGACGGCAGCGTGCTGGACAATCTGCCGCCGCACATCCGGCAGGTGCGGGCCGTGCTGCTGACCCACCACCACCGCGATGTGGCTGCTGGGGCCGCCCGTGCAGTGCAGGCGGGCATTCCCGTGTACGCGCCGGAAGGGGAGGGGCCGGGGTTGCTGAACCCGCAGGAAGCCCTGGGCCAGGCCGATCTCCGCAACAATTACGACGGCCGACCCTCGGTGTGGACGGTGTCCGAAGGAGCGCAGACGCGGCCTCTGCGGGCCTACCAGACCTGCACTTTCGGGGCGCTGAGATTCACTGTGCGCCCCACGCCCGGCCCGACCCCCAGCGCGGTTTCTTTGTTGCTGGACAGACCGGGCGGGCTGCTGGCGTTTACCGGAAGCCTGCTCTACGCGCCGGGTCAGGTGGCGCGTCTGGCCTCAACCCAGTGGACCTATAACGGCGGCGAAGGCCTTGCCGGAACGGTTCTGTCATTGCTGGATCTGGCCGACCAACATCCCGCCCAGGTGCTGCCTGCCCACGGCGAGATCATGGAACCGGAAGCCTTGATGATCACCGCAGAAGCGTTGCGGCCTCTGTTGGCTTTGCGCCGCCACAACCCCCGGCTGTGGGCGCTGAGGGATCAGCCCTACGCCGAACTGCGCCCCTGGCTGCTGATGAACCGCACCAGCCTGTCCTGCGCCTACGTGCTGCGGGCCCAGAGCGGACGGGCGCTGATGATTGATTTCGGCTACGATTTTTGCTTCGGTCAGGCCAACAGCACGTCCCAGAATGCCCGCCGCCCTTGGCTGTATACCCTGCCCAGATTGCTAAGTCAGTACGGTGTCAGCGGCATTGACGCGGTCGTTCCCACCCACTACCACGATGACCATGTGGCCGGAATTCCGCTGCTCCGGGAAGTGTACGGAGTGCAGTTGTGGGCCCCGGAAAACATGGTGGAGGTGCTGGCTGTTCCAGAGCGCCACCGCCTGCCCTGCCTGTGGTTTGGAGGCATGGCCGCTGACCGGTCGCTCCCGCTGGGCCAGCCCTTTGCATGGGAAGAATTTCAGATCACGCCCTATGAGCTGCCCGGCCATGCGCGTTACGCCGCTGCACTGCTGGTCGAAACTGCCGGAGAGCGGGTGCTGTTTGGCGGCGACCAGTACAGCGGCGCGGACGGGTTGGACCTGAATTACACCTATCCCAACCTGTTCCGGGAGGGCGACTATGTGCAGAGCGCCGAGTTGTACGCCCGCCTGCGGCCCCAACTGATTCTCAGCGGGCACAATGCGCCGCTCGTTCCTCCCGAAGGCTACTTTGAGGCGCTGCTGGAGCGCGGGCAGCAGCTTCAGGCCCTTCACGCCAGCCTGCAACCGCACACGGCCCGCTTGCTGGTGCAGGCCGAACCCATCACGGTGGTCTGTGGCGATCCAGTCACGCTGACGCTTGAAAACCCCACCGGCGCTGCCTTTGAGGGCGAAGTGCTGCTCAGTGGCCGGGCCAACGACGCGCTCATCCACCGCCTGCCTGTGCAGTTGCCGCCCCGCAGTACGCAGAATCTGATCTTTACACCCCGCGGCCCGCCCGGCACGCGCCTGCACTTCGAGTTGCGTGGCCCGCCCGGTGATCCAAGCCAGTTCACCCACGTCACCATTGCTCCCGCCGCGCCGTCCCTGGCCTTCTCTGGCCCCTGTGCCCCTTCTGGAGATGAAGATGCTTCCTGA
- a CDS encoding DUF624 domain-containing protein: MSLLPRAYREGGLLTWRYLLPLVWLNLIWLALSWTLVLAGPATLASYALIATTMREDREPDLRLFPSLLRHNLLPGLLWCLTVAVFAFLMYSNLVFWRRLLGNFGDALVSLLALYLSWLFVALQPYLLEALSVQRLSYRRAWQAALLGLVRTPVSAHLYVLIPLLVVLLAFFFRTFGLVILVSIALTFAAVQVRPITEQPEPAEPEPAELAESESSDSAGQLPRP, encoded by the coding sequence ATGAGCCTGTTGCCGCGTGCATACCGGGAAGGTGGCCTGCTGACCTGGCGCTACCTGCTGCCGCTGGTGTGGCTGAACCTGATCTGGCTGGCCCTGTCGTGGACACTGGTGCTGGCTGGCCCGGCCACCCTGGCCAGCTACGCACTGATCGCCACCACCATGCGCGAAGACCGCGAACCCGACTTGCGCCTCTTTCCATCCCTCCTACGCCACAACCTGCTGCCGGGCCTGCTGTGGTGTCTCACGGTGGCTGTGTTCGCCTTCCTGATGTACAGCAATCTGGTGTTCTGGCGGCGGCTTCTGGGCAATTTTGGAGACGCCTTGGTCAGCCTGCTGGCGCTGTACCTATCGTGGCTGTTCGTGGCGCTGCAACCTTACCTCCTGGAAGCCCTGAGCGTGCAGCGCCTCTCTTACAGGCGGGCGTGGCAGGCCGCCTTGCTGGGGCTGGTCCGAACTCCAGTCTCGGCCCACCTGTATGTCTTGATTCCTCTGCTGGTCGTGCTGCTGGCCTTTTTCTTCCGAACGTTTGGGTTGGTGATCCTGGTCAGCATTGCCCTGACCTTTGCGGCGGTGCAGGTGCGGCCCATCACCGAGCAGCCCGAACCCGCCGAACCTGAACCCGCCGAACTTGCCGAATCCGAATCCAGCGACTCTGCTGGACAGCTTCCCCGCCCCTGA